The Changchengzhania lutea genomic sequence TGTTACACTGTTTCGAATGGTTAAATTTGCAGGTGTGCACATCGCAACGCCATGACCTCTTTTAACGCATTCTTTAATCAAAGCTAAACTGGTATCATTTTCAGGATCAATATCGCTCCAGGGATACATTATAAAACACACATTCATTTTTTATATATTTATATAGTACTCAATTAATTTAAGATTCTTCGTCTATGCTCAGGATAAGCGATTCATACAAATTTATTAAAAATTTGATTCTCTGCTTATTTTACATTTTCGTAATTATCGTCCCATTCTTTAGGTTTGGGGTCGTGTAATTTATCTAAAGATTTTGCCACCATCATCGAAACCGTAGCATCTCCTGTCACGTTCACCACTGTTCTGCACATATCTAAAGGTCTATCTACCGCAAAAATAAGTGCTAAACCTATAGGTAATAATTCCTCGGGAAAACCAATGGATTCCAATACTATAACCAACATCACCATGCCTGCACTAGGTACAGCCGCACTTCCTATGGATGCCAACAATGCTGTAGCCACGATAACCAGTTGGTTGGTAAATGTTAAGCCTTCTGGCCAAATCACCTGCATAATAAACACGGCGGCAATACCTTGGTATAAACTGGTGCCATCCATATTCACGGTAGCGCCAACGGGTAGCACAAAACCAGACACTTCCTTATCGACACCTAAATGCTCTTCAACACGTTCCATGGTTACGGGTAAAGTTGCCGCACTACTGCTGGTTGAAAACGCTAAAAGTTGGGCTGGACTTATTTGTTGCAAGAACCACATCGGTGATTTTTTTACATAAACGCTAATTAACAATAAATAGAAACCAATCATTAGAAGGAGTCCGCCCACAACACACAACGCATACATGAGCAACTTTACTAGAATTTCGGTATCATCGAAAGCAATAATCACGTTTGCTAGTAAAGCAAACACGGCGTAAGGCGCAAAGAGCATGATTAAATCTACCATTTTCATGACCACTTCGTTAAGCGAGTCAAAGAAATCGATTAATGGCTTTGCTTTCTTTTCGCCGATTAACAGCAAACAAATCCCAACGAATAATGCGAAAAATATAACTTGTAACATGGATGCCTCTACAAACGATTCGAAGATGTTACTTGGAAAAATATCCACTAGGGCTTGTAAGGGACCAGCATCTTTTTGTGCACTTGCTTTAGTAAGCTTGTCTACCACACCAGCATCGTTTTCATATTTCAACTTGATCTTTTCTATGGTATCTTGCGGCATTCCATTTCCTGGTTTTATAATATTTACAATACTTAAACCAATAATAATTGCCACTATAGTAGTTGTTACGTAAATTCCAATAGTACGTAAACCCATGGATTTTATTTTTGAGATATCCTTTAAATCTGAAATACCTTTGATGAGCGATGCTAAAATCAATGGGACTGCAATGAGCTTAAGAAGATTGA encodes the following:
- a CDS encoding dicarboxylate/amino acid:cation symporter, whose protein sequence is MKKLALHWKIIIGMILGIIFGFIMNTIDGGKGFVSDWIAPFGTIFINLLKLIAVPLILASLIKGISDLKDISKIKSMGLRTIGIYVTTTIVAIIIGLSIVNIIKPGNGMPQDTIEKIKLKYENDAGVVDKLTKASAQKDAGPLQALVDIFPSNIFESFVEASMLQVIFFALFVGICLLLIGEKKAKPLIDFFDSLNEVVMKMVDLIMLFAPYAVFALLANVIIAFDDTEILVKLLMYALCVVGGLLLMIGFYLLLISVYVKKSPMWFLQQISPAQLLAFSTSSSAATLPVTMERVEEHLGVDKEVSGFVLPVGATVNMDGTSLYQGIAAVFIMQVIWPEGLTFTNQLVIVATALLASIGSAAVPSAGMVMLVIVLESIGFPEELLPIGLALIFAVDRPLDMCRTVVNVTGDATVSMMVAKSLDKLHDPKPKEWDDNYENVK